The Hydrogenobacter sp. T-2 region GTGCACTCCTGCATGCGGTAGCAGTGGTAAAGGCAGGAGCCTTTGGCGTTGCAAGGCTTGTTTATGACCTCTACGGTGCGGAGACAGTTGACGCTCTAAACCTCTGGCAACCTCTTGCTTACCTTGCGGGCTTTACCATAGTATTTGGTTCTTTTATGGCGGTATTCCAAAAGGAGCTTAAAAAAAGGCTTGCCTATTCCACAATAAGCCACCTCTCATATATACTCTTAGGTCTATTAATTCCTGGACCCATTGCCACCATGGGTGCTCTCCTACACTTAGTAAACCATGGCGTAATGAAAATAACCCTCTTTATGTGCGTAGGAAATTACTCAGAAACTTACGGAATACATAAGGTAGAAGAGGTAAAGGGAATAGGTAAAAAAATGCCTCTTACTACCCTTGCGATTACCATTGCCTCCCTTGGTCTTATAGGTCTTCCCTTTACCGCAGGCTACATTACAAAGGAGTATCTACAAAAGGGTGCTCAGATTGCAGGTGTGGAATGGGCTGTATATGTGCTCTATGCAAGCTCTCTATTGAGTGCCCTCTATCTACTACCTATAGTCTTCAGTGCATGGTTTGGCAGAGGAGAGTTTAAGAAAGAGAGAAACACAAACCTTGAAACAAACCCCCTTATGCTCCTGCCACCCCTTATAACGGGACTATTAACAGTGCTTATATGGCTATCCACAAAGACACCCATAAACCCCATTCTCTGGACTGAGCTAATTGTAAAGGGCTACCCCTAATAACTATGCTATAATTTATACATGTCTTCCATAACAAAGGTAAAGGCAAGGGAAGTTTTAGACTCAAGAGGAAATCCTACCCTTGAGGTGGAGGTAGAACTTTCTTCTGGTGCAAAGGGAAGGGCTATAGTGCCAAGCGGTGCATCCACGGGAGAAAAGGAGGCTCTTGAGCTAAGAGACCACGACCCAAAAAGGTATCTTGGAAAAGGCGTCCTAAGAGCGGTGGATAATGTAAACTCCATAATAGCAAAAGAGATAATAGGGCTTGATGCCAGCAAGCAATCCCTTATAGACAAGGTGCTTATTGAGCTTGACGGAACACCCAACAAAAGCAAACTCGGTGCAAACGCCATACTGGGTGTAAGTATGGCGGTAGCAAGAGCGATGGCACAGGAGCTTGGAATAAGCCTTTACAGATACATAGGAGGTCTAAGAGCCAGAAGGCTACCAGTGCCTTTGATGAATGTAATAAACGGTGGAGTCCATGCGGACAACCCTCTTGACATACAGGAATTTATGATAGTCCCCGTGTGTGGAGGAAGGTTTT contains the following coding sequences:
- a CDS encoding complex I subunit 5 family protein, which translates into the protein MDQFMVLSLLFSSFVASLVIAFLKEEWYTLRTLVNISAAVYKLFVIAYLLLAVYQGRVFEISYPMVSFADFHLKIDPLGLLFVSLSSFLWLLTTFYAVGYLEGSPNRRRFFTFFNLAVTSTMGIALAGNLFTFFLFYELLTLSTYPLVVHRGTKKALSAGGVYLLYTFLGGSLFLICVVILYVLVGDGNFSVDGNTQLKAWAMANPHLASLLFYGLFFGMAVKAAVFPLHGWLTRAMVAPAPVSALLHAVAVVKAGAFGVARLVYDLYGAETVDALNLWQPLAYLAGFTIVFGSFMAVFQKELKKRLAYSTISHLSYILLGLLIPGPIATMGALLHLVNHGVMKITLFMCVGNYSETYGIHKVEEVKGIGKKMPLTTLAITIASLGLIGLPFTAGYITKEYLQKGAQIAGVEWAVYVLYASSLLSALYLLPIVFSAWFGRGEFKKERNTNLETNPLMLLPPLITGLLTVLIWLSTKTPINPILWTELIVKGYP